The proteins below are encoded in one region of Peribacillus muralis:
- a CDS encoding YneB family resolvase-like protein produces the protein MKAVIYCRVSTEKQTQETSLARQEDELVKLARKMDVEVVEIIKEQASGYELNRDGIFDMLDLFKAKEAGVLLIQDETRLGRGNAKIALFHVILKEDVKIYTLSHDGELELSDSDAMVIQIVGIVEEYQRKLHNLKIKRGMLRAVEKGYRPQKNLHNQRNATGRDRKEIPVEEIIKLRENGLTFAEIAATLRGFGYKVSKATVNRRFLEHQQNTEESQS, from the coding sequence ATGAAGGCAGTAATCTATTGTAGGGTCAGCACGGAAAAACAGACACAGGAAACATCATTGGCAAGGCAGGAAGACGAACTAGTCAAGTTGGCACGGAAGATGGATGTGGAAGTTGTCGAGATTATAAAAGAGCAGGCTAGCGGATATGAGCTAAACCGTGATGGGATTTTTGACATGCTTGATCTTTTTAAAGCCAAGGAAGCTGGAGTTCTGTTAATCCAGGACGAGACGAGACTTGGAAGAGGAAACGCGAAAATTGCCCTTTTCCACGTCATCCTTAAAGAAGATGTCAAAATTTATACGCTTTCACACGATGGGGAACTTGAATTATCGGATTCGGATGCCATGGTCATCCAAATAGTCGGCATCGTGGAGGAATATCAAAGGAAGCTACATAATTTGAAAATAAAACGCGGGATGTTAAGAGCCGTCGAAAAAGGGTATCGTCCTCAAAAAAATCTACATAACCAAAGGAATGCCACTGGAAGGGACCGCAAGGAGATTCCAGTAGAAGAAATCATTAAACTCCGTGAAAACGGATTGACGTTTGCAGAAATAGCAGCCACCTTAAGGGGGTTTGGCTACAAAGTATCAAAAGCTACCGTGAACCGCCGTTTTCTTGAGCACCAGCAAAATACAGAGGAAAGTCAATCATAG
- a CDS encoding DUF896 domain-containing protein — MLSKEKLSRINELSKKAKGVGLTETEAKEQTQLRSEYLETFRRSMSDTLEHVKVIDTEGNDVTPQKIKDIKEKRNLH; from the coding sequence ATGCTATCAAAAGAAAAACTGTCCCGAATTAATGAACTTTCCAAAAAAGCTAAAGGAGTTGGCTTGACGGAAACGGAGGCAAAAGAGCAAACACAATTAAGAAGCGAGTATCTTGAGACTTTCAGGCGATCCATGTCCGATACGTTAGAACACGTTAAAGTGATCGATACTGAAGGTAACGACGTCACTCCACAAAAAATAAAAGATATTAAAGAAAAAAGAAACTTACATTAA
- the tkt gene encoding transketolase, which yields MLDKLDALSINTIRTLSIDAIEKANSGHPGMPMGAAPMAYKLWTEYMNHNPKNPDWFNRDRFVLSAGHGSMLLYSLLHLSGYGLTIDDLKGFRQWGSKTPGHPEFGHTAGVDATTGPLGQGIAMAVGMAMAERHLAESYNRDSYNVVDHYTYSICGDGDLMEGVSAEAASLAGHLQLGRLVVLYDSNDISLDGDLSQSFSESVAERFKSYNWQYIRVEDGNDLQEIAKAIEEAKTDDARPTLIEVKTVIGYGSPNRSGKSAVHGAPLGSDELKLTKEAYKWTFEEDFHVPEEVYSHFKQACVEAGSKKEEAWNELFKNYKEAHPELAGQLELAIKGELPAEWDQDIPVYEEGKTLASRASSGEVLNAIAKRMPSFIGGSADLAGSNNTAIKGETDLLPGNYSGRNIWFGVREFAMGAALNGMTLHGGLKVYGGTFFVFSDYLRPAIRMAALMGLPVTYVFTHDSIAVGEDGPTHEPIEQLASLRAMPNLGVIRPADGNETAAAWKVAMESTNKPTALVLTRQGLPTIKDTAKNAYDGVSKGAYIISASKKAEADALLLATGSEVNLAVEAQQALAAEGIDVSVVSMPSWDRFETQSKEYKQSVINPAVKKRLAIEVASPFGWDRYTGDEGEILAINHFGASAPGNKIMEEFGFTVDNVVARVKGLLK from the coding sequence ATGTTAGATAAATTAGATGCACTCTCAATCAATACCATTCGTACTTTATCGATCGATGCAATTGAAAAGGCTAATTCTGGCCATCCAGGGATGCCGATGGGTGCAGCGCCGATGGCGTATAAACTATGGACTGAATATATGAATCATAACCCAAAAAATCCGGATTGGTTCAATAGGGATCGCTTTGTTCTTTCAGCAGGACATGGATCGATGCTGTTATATAGCCTTCTTCACCTGTCGGGCTATGGCTTAACCATTGATGACTTAAAAGGATTCCGTCAATGGGGCAGTAAAACTCCAGGTCATCCTGAATTTGGGCATACTGCCGGTGTAGATGCAACGACTGGACCGCTAGGACAAGGGATTGCGATGGCAGTTGGGATGGCAATGGCCGAACGCCACCTGGCAGAAAGCTATAACCGTGATTCTTATAATGTTGTCGATCATTATACATATAGCATTTGCGGAGATGGAGATTTAATGGAGGGCGTTTCTGCTGAAGCGGCATCATTAGCTGGGCATCTTCAACTTGGCAGACTTGTTGTTTTATATGACTCCAATGATATCTCCCTTGACGGTGACTTAAGTCAGTCATTCAGTGAAAGCGTAGCAGAACGTTTCAAATCCTATAACTGGCAATATATCCGTGTTGAGGATGGAAATGATCTTCAGGAAATTGCGAAAGCGATTGAAGAAGCGAAAACTGATGATGCTCGTCCGACCTTAATAGAAGTGAAAACAGTTATCGGTTATGGTTCTCCAAACCGTTCAGGTAAGTCGGCAGTTCATGGCGCTCCGCTTGGTTCAGATGAGCTGAAGCTGACTAAAGAAGCTTACAAATGGACGTTCGAGGAAGATTTCCATGTTCCAGAGGAAGTGTATTCTCACTTCAAACAAGCCTGTGTAGAAGCTGGATCGAAAAAAGAAGAAGCTTGGAACGAATTGTTCAAGAATTACAAAGAAGCACATCCTGAATTAGCCGGACAATTGGAACTGGCAATCAAAGGTGAGCTGCCTGCTGAATGGGATCAAGACATTCCGGTTTATGAAGAAGGAAAAACTTTGGCTTCCCGTGCGTCCAGTGGAGAAGTATTAAACGCGATTGCCAAAAGGATGCCTAGCTTCATCGGTGGATCAGCAGATTTAGCTGGATCGAACAACACTGCCATTAAAGGTGAGACAGATTTATTACCGGGTAATTACAGTGGCCGAAATATATGGTTTGGTGTTCGTGAATTTGCAATGGGAGCGGCTTTGAACGGGATGACGCTTCATGGTGGACTTAAAGTGTACGGGGGAACTTTCTTTGTATTCTCTGACTACTTGCGTCCAGCCATAAGGATGGCAGCGCTGATGGGGCTACCTGTAACGTATGTTTTCACTCATGACAGCATTGCAGTAGGGGAAGACGGTCCGACACATGAGCCTATCGAACAATTGGCTTCATTACGGGCGATGCCGAACTTGGGCGTAATTCGTCCAGCTGACGGTAATGAAACGGCAGCGGCGTGGAAAGTGGCCATGGAGTCCACAAATAAGCCAACTGCCCTTGTACTTACTCGTCAAGGATTGCCAACAATTAAAGACACTGCGAAAAATGCTTATGACGGTGTTTCTAAAGGGGCTTATATCATCTCCGCTTCCAAGAAAGCAGAAGCCGATGCTTTACTTCTTGCGACAGGTAGTGAAGTGAACTTGGCTGTGGAAGCTCAGCAAGCATTAGCAGCAGAAGGAATCGATGTCTCTGTTGTCAGCATGCCTTCATGGGATCGTTTTGAAACGCAATCCAAAGAATATAAACAAAGTGTCATCAATCCAGCCGTGAAAAAACGTCTGGCCATTGAAGTGGCTTCACCGTTTGGCTGGGATCGCTATACAGGTGATGAGGGTGAAATTTTGGCCATCAATCACTTTGGAGCATCTGCACCAGGCAACAAGATCATGGAAGAGTTCGGGTTCACTGTTGACAATGTAGTGGCTCGTGTTAAAGGATTGCTAAAATAA
- the sirA gene encoding sporulation inhibitor of replication protein SirA, with amino-acid sequence MRTYQIFLIEDEFAHHYYGREKLFFNLFLEYIHARGRLKSILQKQIEFVTKTVPTIPLQLAIEHRLQRKMNFWTQNGKYYLEKTNGSSKAVLIIENESITLKADGDYEAETAFFECIRKYEASFLAIDFEHEKYGWLKPIKERKFV; translated from the coding sequence ATGAGAACCTATCAAATTTTTTTAATCGAAGATGAATTTGCCCATCATTATTACGGTCGCGAAAAGCTATTTTTCAATTTGTTTTTGGAGTATATTCATGCAAGGGGCAGACTGAAGAGTATTTTGCAAAAACAAATCGAATTTGTCACCAAAACAGTCCCGACTATCCCATTGCAGTTGGCTATCGAGCACCGTTTACAGCGGAAGATGAATTTTTGGACTCAAAATGGTAAATACTATCTAGAAAAAACAAATGGATCAAGTAAAGCCGTTTTAATTATTGAGAATGAATCCATTACGCTAAAAGCTGATGGAGACTATGAAGCGGAGACCGCCTTTTTTGAATGTATTCGAAAGTATGAGGCGAGTTTTCTTGCCATAGATTTTGAACACGAAAAATACGGCTGGTTAAAACCGATAAAAGAAAGAAAATTTGTCTAA
- a CDS encoding YneF family protein → MWVYILVGVLALIAGVVLGFFIARKYMMDYLKKNPPINEQMLKMMMMQMGMKPSQKKINQMMSAMNKQQTK, encoded by the coding sequence ATGTGGGTTTACATTCTAGTTGGCGTACTGGCATTGATTGCTGGAGTAGTGCTGGGATTTTTCATCGCTCGTAAATACATGATGGATTACTTAAAGAAAAATCCGCCAATTAACGAACAAATGCTGAAAATGATGATGATGCAAATGGGCATGAAACCATCCCAAAAGAAAATTAATCAAATGATGAGCGCCATGAATAAACAACAAACAAAATAA
- a CDS encoding RDD family protein, whose protein sequence is MNDSVGFWKRFFAGFLDVLIISLPLSLIFSWITGDWENEDFSTILNLLYMLIVPIVWYGYTVGKRIMGIRIVRVDGRKLGIGTMLLRTFVAGIVYVLTLGIGYIVSAFMVGMRKDHRSIHDFIAGTYVTSEKP, encoded by the coding sequence ATGAACGATTCAGTAGGTTTTTGGAAACGATTTTTTGCAGGGTTTCTCGACGTACTAATAATTTCTTTACCATTATCATTGATTTTCAGTTGGATAACAGGTGATTGGGAAAATGAAGATTTTTCAACTATATTGAACCTGCTTTACATGCTGATCGTCCCGATAGTATGGTATGGCTATACAGTAGGTAAAAGGATCATGGGCATACGGATCGTACGGGTTGATGGCAGGAAATTAGGCATAGGCACGATGCTGTTAAGAACATTCGTTGCAGGTATAGTCTATGTTCTAACACTAGGGATAGGATATATTGTCAGTGCATTCATGGTCGGTATGAGAAAGGATCATCGGTCGATTCATGATTTCATTGCTGGCACATATGTGACATCGGAGAAACCTTAA
- a CDS encoding RrF2 family transcriptional regulator, whose amino-acid sequence MNSDFTIAVHSLVYLAYLPDHMASSESIAENVCTNSARIRKMMSCLRNKGYVKTKEGVGGGYILACNPEEVSLADIYITVSHGTLKPKWCTGDPEKKCVISSNTQLVMDQILDEAELYYEKYLENITLSAFLEKIKRCP is encoded by the coding sequence GTGAATAGTGATTTTACAATAGCTGTGCATAGTTTGGTGTATTTGGCTTATTTGCCAGATCATATGGCAAGCAGCGAGTCAATCGCAGAAAACGTTTGTACGAACTCGGCAAGGATCAGGAAAATGATGAGTTGCTTACGGAATAAAGGATATGTGAAGACTAAAGAAGGCGTTGGCGGAGGCTATATCCTTGCTTGCAATCCTGAAGAGGTAAGTTTGGCGGACATTTATATAACGGTCTCACACGGGACACTGAAGCCGAAGTGGTGTACAGGAGATCCAGAGAAAAAGTGTGTCATATCTTCCAATACCCAGTTGGTTATGGATCAAATACTCGATGAAGCCGAACTATATTATGAAAAATATTTAGAGAATATTACCCTGAGCGCATTTTTGGAGAAAATTAAGCGATGTCCTTGA
- a CDS encoding IDEAL domain-containing protein: protein MAGNKQFENGDWVQGRSREGELIHGFIETLSRNEDLIKVNVVESDNEKAIGKAIWIPSKWTEKLPDIEISNESDVLALIDLALISKDETWFMELSGKLESIKIHPKLITEKSDFISDGNRMAKLDLNK from the coding sequence ATGGCAGGAAATAAGCAGTTTGAAAATGGTGATTGGGTACAAGGAAGATCAAGAGAGGGGGAACTCATTCATGGATTCATTGAAACCTTAAGCAGAAATGAAGACCTCATTAAAGTGAATGTTGTGGAAAGTGATAATGAAAAGGCGATTGGTAAGGCGATTTGGATTCCAAGTAAATGGACCGAAAAGCTGCCGGACATAGAAATTAGTAACGAAAGTGATGTATTGGCATTAATTGATTTAGCGTTGATTTCCAAAGATGAGACTTGGTTTATGGAGCTATCGGGTAAATTGGAATCAATAAAGATCCATCCTAAATTAATTACGGAAAAATCCGATTTCATTTCGGATGGAAATAGAATGGCCAAACTTGATTTAAATAAATGA
- the trxA gene encoding thioredoxin has product MTIEHVTDDNFAAEIKDGLVLVDFWAPWCGPCKMIAPVLNELDAEMGEQVKIVKLNVDENTATTQQYGIMGIPALILFKDGEKIDQAVGLQPKEAISSLIAKHA; this is encoded by the coding sequence ATGACTATTGAGCATGTAACGGATGATAATTTTGCGGCTGAAATTAAAGATGGTCTTGTGCTAGTTGATTTTTGGGCACCATGGTGCGGTCCGTGTAAAATGATTGCACCGGTCCTTAATGAATTGGACGCTGAAATGGGTGAGCAGGTTAAAATCGTTAAACTTAATGTTGATGAAAATACAGCGACGACCCAACAATACGGGATTATGGGAATTCCAGCACTTATCCTTTTCAAGGATGGAGAAAAAATCGATCAGGCAGTTGGGCTGCAGCCTAAAGAAGCAATTTCTTCCTTGATTGCTAAGCATGCGTGA
- a CDS encoding NADH-dependent flavin oxidoreductase translates to MNSTYSPLFETFNLAKGVELKNRLVMAPMTNFSSNPDGTVTDEEINYYERRSSGVGMVITACTYVTANGKGFHGEFGGDTDVMIPSLSRLASAIKAKGAKAILQIFHGGREVPPELVPNGDVVSAGDIPSAGEGKPVPRPLTEKEIESIVRDFGETTRRAIEAGYDGVEIHGANGYLIQQFFSPHSNRREDKWGGSLEKRLSFPLAVVDEVQKAIAKHAKAPFIVGYRFSPEEPETPGITMDDTLALIDGLASKKLDYLHVSLMEFWSKARRGAEADRARIEIIKERVGDQVPVIGVGSIYTADDAIKAMQSGIPLLALGRELIIDPEWVQKVEQGRETEIVTKINRNHQQQLDIPDPLWQAIIHSPGWFPGIE, encoded by the coding sequence ATGAATTCAACCTATTCACCGTTATTTGAAACATTCAATTTAGCAAAAGGGGTGGAATTGAAAAATCGTCTGGTGATGGCACCAATGACCAATTTTTCTTCGAATCCAGACGGGACAGTAACGGATGAAGAAATAAACTATTATGAGCGCCGATCAAGCGGGGTTGGCATGGTGATAACCGCCTGTACGTATGTGACGGCAAATGGCAAAGGATTTCATGGGGAGTTTGGCGGTGATACGGACGTCATGATTCCTAGCCTAAGTCGTTTAGCTTCGGCGATAAAAGCGAAAGGTGCAAAAGCAATCCTGCAGATTTTCCATGGCGGACGCGAGGTACCACCGGAATTAGTGCCTAATGGCGATGTTGTAAGTGCAGGCGATATCCCATCGGCAGGAGAAGGCAAACCGGTTCCTCGTCCACTTACAGAAAAGGAAATTGAATCGATTGTTCGCGATTTTGGTGAAACCACTCGACGTGCGATTGAAGCTGGATATGATGGTGTCGAAATTCACGGTGCAAATGGTTACCTGATTCAGCAATTTTTTTCCCCACACTCGAACCGACGCGAAGACAAGTGGGGCGGATCACTTGAGAAGCGCCTGAGTTTTCCGTTAGCAGTGGTGGATGAAGTGCAAAAAGCAATTGCAAAACATGCCAAAGCTCCGTTCATCGTAGGCTATCGCTTTTCACCAGAAGAGCCTGAAACACCAGGAATCACGATGGATGATACACTGGCATTAATCGATGGACTTGCGAGTAAGAAACTGGATTACCTTCATGTTTCATTAATGGAATTCTGGTCAAAAGCAAGAAGGGGGGCAGAGGCTGATCGGGCTCGGATAGAAATCATAAAAGAGCGTGTCGGTGACCAAGTTCCTGTCATCGGGGTTGGTTCGATTTATACTGCAGACGATGCAATCAAAGCAATGCAATCTGGCATTCCGCTACTTGCATTAGGCCGTGAACTGATCATCGATCCTGAATGGGTACAAAAAGTGGAACAAGGAAGAGAAACTGAAATCGTCACAAAAATAAACAGAAATCATCAACAGCAATTAGATATTCCTGATCCATTATGGCAAGCCATCATCCATTCTCCAGGATGGTTTCCGGGCATTGAATAG
- a CDS encoding DoxX family protein gives MIGLGLLVIRAVIGLSFVGHGAQKLFGWFGGHGLKGTGGWFDSIGMKPGVTMALFAGLSELIGGALFALGFLTPLAGTLIALTMLVANFKVHGANGYWATQNGYEYNLAILAVAIGVALIGAGPFSLDSILF, from the coding sequence ATGATCGGTTTAGGTTTATTAGTTATACGTGCAGTTATCGGTTTATCGTTCGTTGGTCATGGCGCTCAAAAATTGTTTGGTTGGTTTGGAGGTCACGGTTTAAAAGGAACTGGAGGCTGGTTTGACTCAATCGGCATGAAGCCTGGAGTTACGATGGCCTTATTTGCTGGTTTATCAGAACTTATTGGCGGTGCTTTATTCGCGTTAGGGTTTCTTACACCTCTCGCTGGAACATTGATTGCACTTACGATGCTCGTAGCGAATTTTAAAGTCCATGGAGCGAATGGCTACTGGGCGACTCAAAATGGTTACGAATACAACCTTGCCATTCTTGCAGTGGCGATTGGTGTAGCATTAATCGGAGCTGGCCCCTTCTCCCTTGATTCCATTCTTTTTTAG
- a CDS encoding polysaccharide deacetylase family protein, giving the protein MTFTVFFFLFFCEANHIDAITSSRAVYEKTGNVIWDGKTNEKIVAITFDDGPHPSYTPQILDILAKYNAKATFFVSGNKVKSNPDILIREIKEGHEIANHTYHHYYDRNMTAELLSSELDKTDKVIWDIAKYKPTLYRPVGGLHNDTIINTAVNKGFKVVLWSWHQDPQDWKRPAPNKISSHIINSLRAGDIILLHDWSDRPQTVMALEPTLEYLYKNGYKCVTVSDLLFRSNQSSPGFFRTFPVE; this is encoded by the coding sequence ATGACTTTCACCGTTTTCTTTTTTCTTTTCTTCTGTGAAGCTAACCATATTGACGCCATAACTTCCAGCAGAGCGGTATATGAAAAAACAGGAAACGTTATTTGGGATGGAAAAACTAATGAAAAAATTGTTGCGATCACCTTTGATGACGGACCACATCCTTCCTATACACCCCAAATTCTCGATATATTGGCTAAGTATAATGCTAAAGCCACGTTCTTTGTTTCAGGTAATAAAGTGAAAAGCAATCCAGACATCCTCATAAGAGAAATTAAAGAAGGCCATGAAATCGCGAACCACACGTATCATCATTATTATGACAGAAATATGACAGCTGAGTTATTATCTTCCGAATTGGATAAAACCGACAAAGTGATTTGGGATATTGCCAAATACAAACCGACATTATATCGCCCTGTAGGTGGACTCCATAACGATACCATCATTAATACAGCAGTAAACAAGGGGTTTAAGGTCGTTTTATGGTCGTGGCATCAAGACCCGCAAGACTGGAAACGGCCGGCACCTAATAAGATCTCCTCACATATCATTAATTCGTTACGGGCGGGTGATATCATCCTTCTCCACGATTGGAGCGACCGACCGCAAACGGTTATGGCTTTGGAACCGACCTTGGAATATCTATATAAAAATGGATATAAGTGCGTGACGGTTTCTGATTTATTATTTAGATCCAACCAAAGTTCACCCGGTTTTTTCCGAACCTTTCCTGTTGAGTGA
- a CDS encoding DUF4183 domain-containing protein — protein sequence MDNKYCRFIKEEEEIPKPLLLFPACSFTEVRTKIPKRVVAYEFYAVANGCQRVFVEEDGITDIEKQVIPDPAKVSYMNLFINGVLQPHDNYTVEAGKLTLNTVDAPITGTPIILQTIII from the coding sequence ATGGACAATAAATATTGCCGTTTTATCAAAGAGGAAGAAGAAATCCCTAAACCTTTGTTGCTTTTCCCTGCTTGCTCTTTCACGGAAGTTCGTACGAAAATTCCGAAACGTGTCGTTGCATATGAATTTTATGCGGTCGCAAATGGCTGTCAACGGGTTTTTGTTGAAGAAGATGGGATAACAGACATTGAGAAACAGGTCATACCCGATCCAGCAAAGGTATCTTATATGAATTTATTCATAAATGGTGTCTTGCAGCCCCATGATAATTACACCGTTGAAGCTGGGAAGCTTACCTTGAATACCGTTGATGCCCCAATAACAGGAACTCCCATCATTTTACAAACAATCATTATCTAA
- a CDS encoding DUF4183 domain-containing protein: MNILPLKIMKLAIEATSLISVNPLITRLFYEVPAALEGPTELSIDPASFWTDTGGPATVLPVLSAENSSYEVFINGVLQMEDISTYTAGATGVGSLVLTIPDGSSVLAGSPVVLVVTNYAPTSDVDIVT; encoded by the coding sequence GTGAATATTTTGCCGTTAAAGATAATGAAATTAGCCATTGAGGCTACCTCGCTGATTAGTGTTAATCCATTGATCACTCGTTTATTTTATGAAGTGCCTGCAGCATTGGAAGGTCCAACGGAACTGTCAATCGATCCTGCAAGCTTTTGGACGGACACTGGTGGTCCCGCAACGGTACTGCCTGTATTAAGTGCAGAAAACAGCTCATATGAAGTGTTTATTAATGGTGTGCTGCAAATGGAGGATATATCGACATACACTGCAGGTGCAACTGGTGTCGGCAGCCTGGTGCTGACAATTCCTGATGGCTCATCCGTTTTGGCAGGGTCACCTGTCGTTCTTGTCGTGACGAACTACGCACCTACCTCGGATGTCGATATTGTAACGTAA
- a CDS encoding aspartyl-phosphate phosphatase Spo0E family protein: MAKKDEFLEQIELKRNELIKVVAEDGLNSNIAVEYSQQLDQLLNKYDELFYKTGSGF, translated from the coding sequence ATGGCTAAAAAGGATGAATTTCTCGAACAAATCGAATTAAAGCGGAATGAACTTATAAAAGTCGTCGCTGAAGATGGTTTGAACTCAAATATTGCCGTGGAGTACAGCCAGCAGCTTGATCAATTATTGAATAAATATGATGAACTTTTTTATAAAACCGGTTCAGGTTTTTGA
- a CDS encoding cytochrome c biogenesis CcdA family protein has protein sequence MNDINLFFAFGAGFLSFISPCCLPLYPAFLSYITGMSVGEIKSENAMLQRRSMLHTLFFLLGFSLVFIAIGFSTTYLASFFTNFKELIRQIGAILIIVFGLFIVGIFKPKSLMKDSRFEFKNRPSGYIGSILIGLAFAAGWTPCAGPLLGAVISLAATEPTAAMSYIAAYILGFAIPFFILSFFVGKLKWIKKYSQYIMKLGGYLMIVMGVILFFNWMTQIIAVLSRLFGGFTGF, from the coding sequence TTGAATGACATAAATCTATTTTTTGCCTTTGGCGCCGGTTTTTTAAGTTTTATTTCTCCGTGCTGTTTACCGCTATATCCAGCCTTTTTATCCTATATTACGGGTATGAGCGTCGGTGAAATAAAATCGGAGAACGCAATGCTTCAAAGAAGGAGTATGCTGCATACTTTGTTCTTCCTGCTAGGCTTCTCCTTGGTTTTCATTGCAATCGGGTTCAGTACTACCTATCTAGCCTCATTTTTCACCAATTTTAAAGAATTGATTCGTCAGATCGGTGCCATTCTGATCATCGTTTTTGGATTATTCATTGTAGGGATCTTTAAACCGAAATCCTTAATGAAGGATAGCCGCTTTGAATTTAAAAACCGTCCGAGTGGATATATTGGTTCCATTCTAATCGGCTTGGCCTTTGCGGCTGGATGGACACCGTGTGCAGGTCCATTATTAGGGGCCGTCATTTCTTTGGCTGCAACGGAACCCACTGCTGCCATGAGCTATATAGCAGCTTATATATTAGGTTTTGCCATCCCATTTTTCATCTTATCCTTCTTTGTCGGAAAGCTGAAATGGATCAAAAAGTATAGCCAGTACATAATGAAGCTTGGCGGTTACCTCATGATTGTAATGGGTGTTATCTTGTTTTTTAATTGGATGACCCAAATAATTGCAGTCCTGTCTAGACTATTCGGAGGCTTTACGGGGTTTTAG
- a CDS encoding response regulator, whose translation MARILIVDDAKFMRMTLSNILSKAGHEVIGEGENGKEAIELYRNLKPDLVTMDITMPLMSGVDAVKEIKKEFQAAKVIMCSAMGQQKMVVEAIEAGAKDFIVKPFDESRVVDAINRGLN comes from the coding sequence ATGGCCAGAATATTAATTGTTGATGATGCTAAGTTTATGAGGATGACGCTTTCGAATATTTTATCAAAAGCTGGACATGAAGTAATTGGCGAGGGTGAGAACGGCAAAGAAGCGATTGAATTGTACCGTAACCTTAAACCTGATTTAGTGACAATGGATATAACGATGCCACTCATGAGCGGGGTAGATGCAGTTAAAGAAATCAAGAAGGAATTTCAGGCTGCAAAGGTGATAATGTGCTCTGCGATGGGTCAGCAAAAAATGGTAGTTGAAGCCATCGAAGCCGGTGCAAAGGATTTTATCGTCAAGCCCTTTGACGAGAGCAGAGTAGTGGATGCCATCAATAGGGGGCTTAATTAA
- a CDS encoding CcdC family protein, whose protein sequence is MIYISTGIAIVMAMGVFMLRMKETKKPVNEKKIILPPLFMSTGALMFIFPMFRVSRYELLEAIVAGMLFSILLIKTSKFEVRNEKIYILRSKAFIFILIGLMVVRLVAKLMLGSTIEIGVLSGMFFLLAFAMIVPWRIAMLYQYKKVKAASFI, encoded by the coding sequence ATGATATATATTTCAACAGGTATAGCGATCGTGATGGCTATGGGTGTTTTCATGTTACGGATGAAGGAAACGAAAAAACCGGTGAATGAAAAGAAAATCATCTTGCCGCCGTTATTCATGAGTACAGGCGCCTTGATGTTCATTTTTCCTATGTTCCGGGTTTCTCGATACGAATTATTGGAGGCTATTGTCGCAGGGATGTTATTTTCCATCTTGTTAATTAAAACATCCAAATTCGAAGTGAGAAACGAAAAAATTTACATTTTGCGTTCAAAAGCGTTTATATTCATACTGATCGGCCTTATGGTGGTCCGGCTCGTCGCGAAATTAATGCTCGGAAGCACAATTGAAATTGGCGTCTTGAGCGGAATGTTTTTCTTGCTTGCTTTTGCTATGATCGTCCCATGGAGGATTGCGATGCTATATCAATACAAAAAAGTTAAGGCAGCCAGTTTCATCTGA